In one window of Henckelia pumila isolate YLH828 chromosome 1, ASM3356847v2, whole genome shotgun sequence DNA:
- the LOC140860246 gene encoding uncharacterized protein, which translates to MFRDDACVWWNGAKAALNLTTHTWNGFKDVFYGKYFTVSTRNRLAREFLEIRQGNMSITEYVKKFERGRYFVPMISGDPAEELKHFTEGLNAFIRKDVRLSGAKNYKEAVDQAMLSEKDRNDIIRESQAKRSNYQGHFAKECPQQRGPVKGRVFAMTHEQMDTKSAIVTGLVPDNSILGFSISLPSGDELSSDLIIRGCSIQMQGHELYVDLIILKMSDFDVIFDMDWLSCYEATIHFSVGKAWQLLNKGCAGFLASVTCDQELPRPKLEDVEVVRDFPEVFPDDIAGLPPAGEVEFGIELMPGT; encoded by the exons ATGTTCCGTGATGATGCTTGTGTTTGGTGGAATGGAGCCAAAGCAGCGTTGAACCTAACCACCCAtacttggaatggattcaaggATGTGTTCTACGGCAAATATTTCACGGTGAGCACCCGAAACAGGTTGGCTAGAGAGTTTTTGGAGATCCGTCAAGGAAACATGTCAATTACGGAGTATGTAAAGAAGTTTGAAAGGGGAAGATACTTTGTACCGATGATTTCTGGTGATCCTGCTGAAGAGTTGAAACACTTTACAGAAGGGTTGAATGCCTTCATCAGAAAGGATGTTAGACTAAGTGGAGCCAAAAATTACAAAGAAGCGGTAGATCAGGCCATGCTGTCCGAAAAGGACAGAAACGATATTATCAGAGAGTCACAGGCAAAGAGATCTAACTATCAGG GACATTTTGCGAAGGAATGTCCCCAACAAAGAGGACCGGTCAAAGGCCGAGTGTTTGCCATGACTCATGAGCAAATGGACACAAAATCAGCCATCGTCACAG GTTTGGTACCGGATAATTCAATTTTGGGGTTTAGTATATCTTTGCCTTCAGGGGATGAATTGAGTAGTGATTTGATTATCAGAGGATGCAGTATACAGATGCAAGGTCATGAGTTGTATGTTGATCTTATTATCCTCAAAATGTCGGACTTTGACGTGATATTTGAtatggattggttgtcttgTTATGAGGCTACCATACACT TTTCAGTAGGTAAGGCATGGCAACTGTTGAATAAGGGATGTGCAGGTTTCCTCGCAAGTGTCACTTGCGACCAAGAATTACCTCGACCGAAACTTGAGGACGTCGAGGTAGTGAGAGATTTCCCAGAAgtatttcctgatgatattgcaggattacctccagctGGGGAGGTAGAATTTGGGATTGAATTAATGCCCGGAACATAA